TATACTACCACTAGTATAATGATTAATGAATATATAGTCAAACTATAACTGCGCTCTATGTACTTCTGTGCACTTCACAGGAGCATTTCTGATATTAATTATCAGTGATTCGTAGCTTTTCACCAGATCAATATTTTTACTGTACTATTAGTTTTGGTTTGCTCATCATGTACTTTCGTGAAAAAATATCTTTTGGCATGTTGGATGTTTAACGTTTTCACAAACTAACTGTAACTTTGCTAATTTTAGTTTAATTATACATTATGTGTActttaaaaccaaaacaattaaCTGAAATGGGTTAAAAAGCTCTATACACTGGGCTTCAGAGTGGGGAATTTAAAATGTATGGGTTTGTCATTGCAAGCTTCTTGTCTTTCAAGCTATGTAAATCACAAGTAATGGCATGTAGTAACTTTGATCAATACCATGCATAGTATAAGCCAAACAAAAATAGATCATTTAAGTATTTGAAAGAATAAAAGCAACTTCCCAGTAACATGAGGACCGTTTAGGTTATTGAGAATTTGTACAGTCTTGGGGACCAAGAAAGAACAGCAAAGCAGGGCTGTAGTCTGCAGTTCATGCCATGAGTGATCCATGGAAAGTGCTAAAGCAGGAAGAAGTGTACACTAGAGGCAGGTGTCTACAGGTCATCATGCCTTCATCTAACTCTTTTTTGGTATTTTGGAAAGAAGCAGAGCAGGCAACACTTCAAACTATGCCACGCTTACCAAGTGATTTCAATTTCTATTCAGACCTATCAAGCTTATTTCAGCATATTTAAAGTGAACCAaccacactggcaatggcagaTGTTGTTGGCTAATCCTTCATTGGACATCTCATTCTTTAACTCAGTTCATTTGGAATTAAATATCATGAAATGAACTTAAATTCTGTCTGAATAGAAACTAAAACCTCTTGTGAAGACTGACATATCTTAAAAGAGAGAGGGTCTCTAGGATCTTTATCTTCATGCCGTGAATCATCCACCTGTGTGACCGTGGAGGCTTTGGTTGCTGCACTGAAAGAATCCAGGTCCATGTCCAACAGGTTGCTCACTGCAGGACTGTCAAACTGATAACAACAGGAACAGGAGGGCTCATTGGCTAATTGGGCACAACAGTGGGAGGGGGGATAAGGACAGAATTGAAAagacagaatagaatagaatagaatagaatagaatagaatagaataggagAAATTAGAGGAGGTGCAGATCAGAAGCGGGTGTTCTGACCTGCACAGAAAAGGGGAAAGCTAAAGGGTTCATCGACAGCAGCTGCTCACTGACCTCTGTAGGGGAGGTGACGTTGATATCAGGAGTAGCTGCAGCATCAAAAAGGTTGATGATATTCTCTGTTTTTAGCTCTTTAGATGGTGTCACCTTGGGTGGAGGAGGCACTGCTGGTCTGAGCTAGAATATAGAAAAAAGGCAGTAATTAATTCCTTCAACTAGACAAATCAATTGGACTTTGCTGTTATGAATGCAAAATTCATATTATGCAGTTCAATTTTGTCGGAATGTGcaaattatattttgtattcatttgtttTGAAGTACATGCCAGATGGATCAACATAAATAAGTTCTACGATAGTCTCACAAAAACTTTACCATGAAGCCGTGAATGTGTTTACATATACGATAATAGCCTAAACTGGGGTTCTATTGCCGATCACAAAGAGTTGAcctgaatttaaaaacaaatgaaaaaaaatgttttgaaaaaacaaacaaacaaataaaccacTTGCAGCCCAAAATCCACAGGTATGGCAACCCTATGTGTAAGTGATGATGGCTCCCCAGAAACTAAAACACTAAATGATCCTCTGTGTATTctgaacaaagagaaaacatcagtgtgtgtgtgtgagacactgTTTGTCTACCTTGGATGGGGATTTGGGGATCGGGGGTGGTCCTCCTGGCCTGAGAGTGTGGTTAGATGCCTCTTTACCGCTGAGTAAACAAgatagagagaaagagggagaagaaaagaaaacgaATTACAGAGAAAGCAATGAAGACGGCAAACGATATGAGATAAAAGCGCCGAGGTTAAAGAAGCAGCTAAATGCTAAAACACAAGATTGTAAGAAGGGTTACAAGACATGCACTGCAAGATTTCAAGCTGAAAGTGTTAGAAAAGCTGTCATGCAAGAAAAGTGAGTCCCCTTTCATGGTTTCAAGTCCTCTCCTCTCATGCAAGCAGGCTTTGTTTGTGCCTCCAGTAAATCGTCACAAGCGAGCAGTGATAGAGGCAACTCCTGTTACAGAGAAGATGCTCTAAAGTGGATAAAAGCTGCTCCAGAGCtgcagatattaaaaaaacgttGACATATACCTGTAACTTAAAGCTGCAACAGGTGATTTTGTACACTGGCTGTTTTAGATGGCAGTGAGAGGTACGTTTTGGAATGTCAAACACATCAAGGAATTTGGTGTTTAGGATTCAGGGAAAGACAACAATTCTGGAGCTCCAGAACTCCAGGGTCCCCCCTAAGATCCAGGCTTATTTTGTGTCAGCATCTCTGAATATGTATGCTGAGTCATTTTaccacagacagaagctgcagCTCCACTGATGTGTGTTCACTTATGGATCCTACAAAAACAATGCATGTTTATATATCTACAATTTAGTCATTTTAATCTTCTCTAATTTATTTTGGTCCATAGTTTTTATGATGGACCTTTGCTCTATTGTTGGATTTCAGTTCCTTGGTTTCCACTTGGCTTGAAAACATTGAACACTACTGACTAATGCAGGACCGACTGAAAATTCACCTTCTACCTTACGGTGAAAGACAGCATAACTGTTGCTAACAGTGACAGTCTTGCGTGGCGCAGCATATAAGACACACAGGTCTACTCAACTCTATCTGCAGCTCTGAGCACGAAACTTTCCGATCCAAAAGTACTTCTTTGAAATCACTTGCACAAATCAAGCATCCAGTGCTCTGAAAACTCCCAAGTCTGCAGACTGACTAACATACACGCTAGCTCAACAGACAGGTCAGTTGGACAGACAGACAACAGTTGTTTCATCATTGTTACCCCAGCTGCTTCCAGTTACCTCCTATTTGCTCCTGATGATGAGGCGCCGCAGATACCTGTCTTGCTGAAAGGGGGGGTGGGGGATTCAGGGGTAGCTCTAAGTTAATCCATTGCTGTTTTTGAAATGTGGTGTAATAATCTAAAAGATTCACAGTGATAGATTATTGCACCACTTCAGACATGCATCATAAATTAGTGATGCAATAGAGAGATCAGCCTTCAACATAAATCAGTTAAGATCATACATTACTCTAAAATATTTATCCCTTACAAGCACTCATAGAAACGTCTTCTATTTGCTGTTAATGTTAATCAAAAAATGAGGTATTTTTGGAACCTGCAGGatttacaaattaaaataaaactctgCTCATAAACAGTGTGGACAAAAAAAGATGTATAAATAACCTCCCCACTTCATTTATGCATCAAAAACAATGGCTTTGCGCTCTTCCTAAGGTAAACTAGTTTATGAGGCTCAGCATTCTGAAATCActgtcaggatttttttttcaagcagcTGTTTCAGGTAATCTGAAATGTTTCCAGTACCTCAGGTGTGTAAAACCCAATTTTATCAAAATAAAATTTGATtaaaattagtgctgtcagcgttaatctcgttaaaatgacgttaaaatgcattaacgcggcaaatctccgttagcgagttagttatggcattaacgtcattttaacaagattaacgcaGACAGCCctaattaaaatagaaaaataagatGATATCTGTTTAATTCCACAGATCCCTCCTAAAGCTTAACCTCTTATGTAAAAAGAATATGAAACAAGCAGTTTCCAAGTACCTGAGAGAATTTAAATGACGGCTCATTTCTCACTAACCTAGTTGTGTCTGTTTCCTCCAGTTTCTCCAGGGTGTCATACATATCCTGATCCAACTGTAGAGACAGAAAGATGGTGTGTAAGATAAACATTTTTatatcatgtatttatttatttaattaatattaCATTTCCTTTGCCACCTTCTTTGATTTATATTTTACACTGCAAAGGCACCCTCCTAATAGATATTGTTATCCATGTATTGTAAAGTGTGTTTGCTACAGTTTGTTTCCATCGTCGGGTCCAAACAAATTACTTAGAAACTTTTCTCTTTcaagggaaaaaacagaaatacattaAAACACACTTTGCACTAGGTGATAAACAAGGAAGGTTAGATCAGATTTTATATTCAGCTGCAGGCCCTGCTGACATAGTCGATGGCCTCGTCTGGCCTGAACTGTTATCTGATATACTGCATCCATTTCTCTCGTCTAATCTTTATCTAAATCCATCACTGCTAGAGGCTTATAGAAGACTCCTACCCgactcatttctttgtgaaaCTTCTCCTCAAAaccagccaaactctggaaggTGCTGACATAAAACCCAACACGACTAGAAAGGGCAGAGAAGAGAGAGACAGCACTGACTGCATTAACAGCTTGACTTCATTTAATATGCCTATAAGCACAGAAGAAAGTGAAATGCACTGATCCATTTAGgaaaaatcaaaaacacataTTCCCTACCTGTTCCAAAGTGATGGCAACTCTTCTTGCAAGTCAGCATTAATCTCCTCAAACACCTTCTGGGCCCTTTCTAGCTCCTCCTCAGCCTGAAATTAATGAATTAGAGTATGTTTGCAAGTGTGTTAGATGTTCTGGTAATGAATTAaatacattgtgtgtgtgtgtgtgtgtgtgtgtgtgtgtgtgtgtgtgtgtgtgtgtgtgtgtgtgtgtgtgtgtgtatgcacgcaCAACATCTCTTCCACCACTGATTGTGCTTAATATGATTTGTTCTTTTTGATGTTCTCATTTTCAATTTGCCCTCATTAGATTATCAACAGAGAGGACAGACAAACACAGGGATCATCTCTAGAAAGGCTTCCTGAAACTAGCTCATACTGACTTCTTTGTTATGGTAACATATATTTTACTGCTGGGTTACCAGAAAACTCCTTACAATTGTAGAATAAGGTAAATATGTACCTGGCTCCTGGAAAGACTGCTTTGGGCAACGTTGTGTGCAGACAGAATACCCTGAGCCCATCCTGGAGTGGCCCTTTCCAACAAGGATGAGGGCTACAAAacaaacatatatttttttttaggtttcttACATGTTGATTCACCTAAATAatgaactgaaaaacaaaataattgttGAATTTTGCATCTGAGTGATTACAAACACCGCAGCGCATTTGTTTTACCTTAGTAATTTTAATGCCCCCGTCCTTTTTCTTGGTTTTGTGTGTCACGGCATAGTTATGCCTGGCACTGTCGTAATCTACCAGCTTCCTGTCCCTTTTAGCTATACGAgtctgaataaaaagaaaaaaaaaatgtattattcaCTTTCTTCATTTATATCGAAATGCTCAGTATTCATACAACATGCTTTCCAGCAAGGTCACAATATATAAAAGAGACGCTCACTGCCACTGGATTAACATTTAAGACCAACGATTTTTTGTTGAGGTCACGACCTCTTAACTTACCTTAATATCAGGGAACTGGCCCAGGTAAGTATCCATGGAGATGAGAGCATGATCAACCAGCTTC
This window of the Maylandia zebra isolate NMK-2024a linkage group LG16, Mzebra_GT3a, whole genome shotgun sequence genome carries:
- the bin1a gene encoding myc box-dependent-interacting protein 1 isoform X4, translated to MAELNLGKGLTAGKVASNVQKKLTRAQEKVLQKLGKADETKDVAFEEGVINFNKQYAEGSKLQRDLRAYLEAVKAMHESSKNLQACLADMYEQDWYGKNEVDSIVEDCDVLWTDYHQKLVDHALISMDTYLGQFPDIKTRIAKRDRKLVDYDSARHNYAVTHKTKKKDGGIKITKPSSLLERATPGWAQGILSAHNVAQSSLSRSQAEEELERAQKVFEEINADLQEELPSLWNSRVGFYVSTFQSLAGFEEKFHKEMSRLDQDMYDTLEKLEETDTTSKTGICGASSSGANRSGKEASNHTLRPGGPPPIPKSPSKLRPAVPPPPKVTPSKELKTENIINLFDAAATPDINVTSPTEFDSPAVSNLLDMDLDSFSAATKASTVTQPANWDSWGDSAAAAAAAAAEPATPTAPAAPVVEEEAKEEEETPAVAAESTEVASESAEMPPGFLFKVQVMHDYAANDTDELEMKAGDVVLVVTFDNPEEQDEGWLMGVKQDDWQQNKENGTKGVFPENFTQRL